From the genome of Eucalyptus grandis isolate ANBG69807.140 chromosome 2, ASM1654582v1, whole genome shotgun sequence, one region includes:
- the LOC104426908 gene encoding putative RNA-binding protein Luc7-like 2: MDAIRKQLDVLMGANRNGDVREVNRKYYDRDVCRMYLVGLCPHELFQLTKMDMGPCPKVHSLQLRKEYEEAKGKGVDNYDRDLEDVIDRLIVECDRKIARALKRLEEDDAKAAIAISVSEVTQTPEILELSKQIKEKLKEADQHDLEGKTDLKIRALEIVEELRTKRADKQSMLLLDAFNKDRASLPQPLPNPPPLAPLPVVAPDPRTQEMINEKLKKAEDLGEQGMVDEAQKALEEAEALKKLHARQEPAQDSTKYTAADVRITDQKLRVCDICGAFLSVYDSDRRLADHFGGKLHLGYMQIRDKLAELQEERNKIRKVDHHEDRRSKERSKDRDRESSKDQERADSRDRGRDYDRRSRDRDRHHERDRGYERERDRDIDRPRSYDSRSRRRSRSRSQERSRDYDRHRRRDRY, from the exons ATGGATGCGATACGGAAGCAGCTGGACGTGCTGATGGGGGCCAACCGCAACGGCGACGTCCGGGAGGTGAACCGCAAGTACTACGACCGCGACGTCTGCCGCATGTACCTCGTCGGCCTCTGCCCCCACGAGCTCTTCCAGCTCACG AAAATGGACATGGGGCCTTGCCCGAAGGTCCACTCGCTCCAGCTCCGGAAAGA ATACGAAGAAGCCAAAGGAAAAGGTGTAGACAATTATGACCGAGACTTGGAGGATGTCATTGATCGTCTCATTGTTGAGTGCGATCGGAAAATTGCTAGAGCCCTCAAGAGACTAGAGGAGGATGATGCGAAGGCTGCTATTGCGATCTCTGTGTCTGAGGTTACGCAG ACACCCGAGATACTTGAGTTGTCGAAGCAGATCAAGGAGAAGCTAAAAGAAGCTGACCAACATG ATCTTGAAGGCAAGACAGATCTCAAGATTCGAGCTTTGGAGATCGTCGAAGAACTCAGAACTAAAAGAGCTGATAAGCAG TCCATGCTTCTTTTGGATGCATTCAATAAAGATAGGGCATCTTTACCGCAACCTCTGCCCAACCCACCACCCTTGGCCCCCTTGCCAGTAGTTGCTCCCGATCCTCGCACTCAAGAGATGATAAATGAGAAGCTGAAAAAAGCAGAGGATCTTG GTGAGCAAGGTATGGTGGATGAAGCACAAAAAGCATTGGAAGAGGCTGAAGCCCTTAAAAAG CTGCATGCCAGACAGGAACCTGCACAGGATTCTACTAAGTACACTGCTGCAGATGTGCGAATT actGACCAGAAGCTACGTGTTTGCGACATTTGTGGAGCATTCCTCAGTGTCTATGACAG TGATCGTCGTTTAGCGGATCACTTTGGCGGGAAGCTTCATTTGGGTTATATGCAAATCCGTGATAAATTGGCAGAGCTACAG GAAGAGAGAAACAAGATCCGTAAGGTTGATCACCATGAGGACAGAAG ATCAAAAGAAAGGAGTAAGGATCGTGATAGGGAATCAAGTAAGGATCAAGAACGAGCGGACAGTCGTGATAGAGGGAGGGATTATGATCGCAGGAGTCGGGATCGTGATAGGCACCATGAGAGAGATCGTGGATATGAAAGGGAACGTGACCGAGATATAGATCGTCCCCGCAGCTATGACTCCAGAAGTCGTCGCAGATCACGATCTAGGTCGCAGGAACGTTCTAGGGATTATGACCGCCACAG GCGTCGTGACCGCTACTAA
- the LOC104426918 gene encoding calreticulin-3, with the protein MAGTERRQQLLFLLPTSPLCLALLLLLSSLARLALSEVIFEERFLDGWKRRWVVSDWKKSEGKAGTFKYTAGKWPGDPDDKGIQTIKDAAHSAISAKLPEFSNKNRTLVLQYSIKFEQEIECGGGYIKLLSGFVNQKKFGGDTPYSLMFGPDICGTQTKKLHVILSYQGQNYPIKKELECETDKLTHFYTFILRPDATYSILVDNRERDSGSMYTDWDILPPRRIKDVNAKKPADWDDREYIEDPNEVKPEGYDSIPSEIPDPKAKEPDNWDEEADGVWKPPKVPNPAFKGPWKRKKIKNPNYKGKWKIPWINNPEFEDDPDLYVMKPIQYVGIEVWQVKAGAIFDNVLICDDPEYAKQVVEEVFANREAEKEAFEEAEKVRKAQEEEEARRAREEGERRRRERGYDRRYRDRYRDKYRRHDRRDYMDDYHDEL; encoded by the exons ATGGCGGGGACCGAGCGCAGGCAGCAgctcctctttctcctcccgACGTCGCCGCTCTGcctcgccctcctcctcctcctctcctccctcgCCCGCCTCGCCCTGTCCGAGGTCATCTTCGAGGAGCGCTTCCTGG ACGGATGGAAGAGACGTTGGGTGGTGTCCGACTGGAAGAAGAGCGAAGGGAAGGCTGGGACGTTCAAGTACACGGCCGGAAAGTGGCCCGGCGATCCCGACGACAAAG GTATCCAGACTATTAAAGATGCGGCGCACTCTGCCATATCTGCGAAGCTGCCAGAGTTCAGCAACAAGAACAGGACTTTGGTTCTCCAATACTCTATTAAGTTTGAGCAAGAGATTGAGTGCGGTGGTGGTTACATAAAGCTTCTCTCTGGATTTGTCAATCAAAAGAAGTTTGGCGGGGATACTCCTTACAG CCTAATGTTTGGACCAGACATATGTGGTACCCAGACAAAGAAACTCCATGTCATTCTTTCCTACCAAGGGCAAAATTACCCCATCAAGAAGGAGTTGGAATGCGAAACGGACAAGTTGACTCATTTCTACACATTCATCCTCAGGCCAGATGCTACTTATAGCATTTTGGTTGATAATCGAGAAAGGGATTCAGGAAGCATGTACACAGACTGGGATATCCTTCCTCCACGGAGAATCAAAGATGTCAATGCTAAAAAG CCTGCAGACTGGGATGACAGAGAATACATTGAAGACCCTAATGAAGTCAAACCCGAG GGATATGATTCAATTCCTTCTGAGATCCCTGATCCAAAAGCTAAAGAG CCTGATAATTGGGATGAAGAAGCGGATGGAGTGTGGAAACCACCAAAAGTACCAAATCCTGCCTTTAAAGGACCATGGAAGCGGAAG AAAATAAAGAATCCCAATTATAAGGGAAAATGGAAGATCCCTTGGATCAACAATCCAG AGTTTGAGGATGACCCCGACCTTTATGTGATGAAGCCAATACAATATGTAGGCATTGAGGTTTGGCAG GTAAAGGCAGGTGCAATATTCGACAATGTCTTGATTTGTGATGATCCAGAATATGCAAAGCAAGTGGTGGAGGAAGTATTCGCCAATCGAGAG GCTGAAAAGGAGGCCTTTGAAGAAGCAGAAAAAGTGAGGAAAGCACAAGAAGAAGAG GAAGCTCGAAGAGCAAGGGAGGAAGGCGAAAGGAGACGACGTGAGAGGGGTTATGATCGACGATATCGAGATAGATACAGAGATAAATATAGAAGG CATGATCGCCGCGACTACATGGATGATTATCAT GACGAGCTTTGA
- the LOC108955936 gene encoding putative receptor-like protein kinase At3g47110, producing MPPNLGWLKALRGMFLAFNQLQDDFSFITSLTNCSRLDHIWVDSNFLEGRLPDSIGNLSKSIQVISMSSNPIYGAIPLGIGNLFNLSVLGLANNFLDGHVPSSIGALHNMHELFLSTNMLTGEIPSSIGNLTSLNCLNLSVNDFYGEIPHSLGNCRQLIQLELSNNNLSGSIPGEVLSLSTIAIIFSLSHNQLSGSLPSQVGSLANLVELDLSYNKLTGPISSYISKCLQLERLNLAVNSFHGEIPLALGTLRGLQELDVSHNDLSGKIPSFLAKLTDLNYLNLSLNKFEGEVPKQGVFLNASAMFVFENRNLCGGIAELNLPSCKSNTSKSFWTKKVTVIIVVVAILSGFILWLCLFIIWYQRKKSKKITSSTELPFEHQLSRVSYGELFRATNGFSKNNVIGKGRYGTVYKGTTQGGGCVAVKVLNLDHIGASKSFISECRTLGAIRHRNLVKILNVCSSMDYHGNDFKALLYEYMANGSLENWIHQGKEEDVEHEHKYGKPGHLGLMQRLDIAIDIASAIEYLHKDCNPRLYMEI from the coding sequence ATGCCCCCAAATCTTGGATGGCTAAAAGCTCTTAGAGGAATGTTCCTTGCTTTTAACCAGTTGCAAGATGACTTCAGTTTCATTACCTCATTGACTAATTGTTCGAGGCTAGACCATATTTGGGTGGACTCCAATTTTCTTGAAGGTCGGTTGCCGGATTCCATCGGCAATCTTTCCAAGAGCATTCAAGTAATTTCTATGTCATCCAACCCAATTTATGGAGCCATTCCTTTAGGTATTGGCAATCTCTTCAACTTGTCTGTTCTTGGCTTAGCAAACAATTTTCTCGATGGCCATGTTCCTTCTTCTATTGGAGCACTCCATAACATGCACGAATTGTTCTTAAGCACTAACATGCTAACGGGAGAGATCCCATCATCGATCGGCAATTTGACATCATTGAATTGCCTTAACTTGTCAGTCAATGACTTCTATGGGGAAATACCACATAGTCTTGGTAACTGCAGGCAGCTAATCCAGCTTGAGCTTTCGAACAATAATCTGAGTGGTTCAATCCCAGGGGAGGTTCTTAGCCTTTCTACCATTGCGATTATCTTCAGCTTGTCACATAACCAGTTGAGCGGATCTCTTCCATCTCAAGTTGGGTCCTTGGCCAATCTTGTCGAACTAGATTTGTCTTACAATAAGCTGACAGGACCAATTTCTAGCTATATCAGCAAGTGCTTGCAATTGGAGAGGCTCAACTTAGCAGTCAATTCCTTTCATGGCGAAATTCCTCTGGCTTTAGGCACACTACGGGGCTTACAAGAGTTGGATGTTTCCCATAACGACTTATCTGGTAAAATCCCGAGCTTTCTTGCTAAACTTACAGATCTAAACTACTTGAATCTATCTTTAAATAAGTTTGAAGGAGAAGTTCCGAAGCAAGGAGTATTTCTCAATGCTAGTGCAATGTTCGTCTTTGAAAATAGGAATCTATGTGGAGGTATTGCAGAACTAAATCTTCCCTCTTGCAAATCAAATACCTCTAAATCATTTTGGACCAAAAAAGTTACAGTAATCATTGTAGTGGTAGCCATCTTGTCTGGCTTCATTTTGTGGCTTTGCCTATTTATCATTTGGTATCAAAGAAAGAAGTCGAAAAAGATTACATCTTCAACTGAATTGCCATTCGAACACCAATTATCGAGGGTCTCTTATGGGGAGCTTTTTAGAGCCACAAATGGATTCTCTAAGAACAATGTGATCGGAAAAGGGAGATATGGAACTGTCTATAAAGGAACTACACAGGGAGGTGGATGTGTGGCGGTTAAGGTGCTTAACTTGGACCACATAGGTGCTTCGAAGAGTTTCATCTCAGAATGTCGAACCTTAGGGGCAATAAGACACCGAAATCTCGTGAAGATATTGAACGTGTGCTCAAGCATGGATTATCATGGCAACGATTTCAAAGCTTTATTATACGAATACATGGCTAATGGGAGCTTAGAGAATTGGATACaccaaggaaaagaagaagatgtcgAGCATGAACATAAATATGGAAAACCAGGACATTTGGGACTAATGCAAAGGTTAGATATTGCCATTGACATAGCTTCTGCGATTGAATATCTTCACAAGGATTGCAACCCCAGGTTGTACATGGAGATTTGA